The proteins below come from a single Spiroplasma endosymbiont of Atherix ibis genomic window:
- the atpF gene encoding F0F1 ATP synthase subunit B has translation MFLEASGIPDVMKLLFPNLANFIAHILSTIVILILLTKLVYKPFREMIKERRKKINELLDDAATKQAKANRNNKEAFKFLDSAKEESKQIINSAKLSADNLRLEIIENARTEATNIQTHAKQAIDFERNEMQEQMRQEVIDLAFVAAEKLMKENVSKEKNAKMIKDFIKSLD, from the coding sequence ATGTTTTTAGAAGCTTCAGGAATTCCTGACGTTATGAAACTCTTATTTCCTAATTTAGCTAATTTTATTGCACATATCTTATCAACAATAGTTATTTTGATATTACTTACAAAATTAGTTTATAAACCATTTAGAGAAATGATAAAAGAACGTAGAAAAAAAATTAATGAATTATTAGATGATGCAGCTACAAAGCAAGCAAAAGCTAATAGAAATAATAAAGAGGCTTTTAAGTTTTTAGATTCTGCAAAAGAAGAATCTAAACAAATTATTAATTCAGCTAAATTATCAGCAGATAATTTAAGGTTAGAAATAATTGAAAATGCAAGAACAGAAGCTACAAATATTCAAACACATGCTAAACAAGCAATTGATTTTGAGAGAAATGAAATGCAAGAGCAAATGAGACAAGAAGTAATTGATTTGGCATTTGTAGCAGCTGAAAAATTAATGAAGGAAAATGTTTCTAAAGAAAAAAATGCAAAAATGATTAAAGATTTTATAAAAAGTTTGGATTAA
- the atpG gene encoding ATP synthase F1 subunit gamma: MANLSELKTELSNIKDIKKITGAMELVATSKLKKISKRMGNIQTYLDEVYDVFNYIISHSEDSIYLKKPNQKLSSTLWIVIGSNLGLCGGYNSNIVKVLKPLINKKTDSVFAIGTKIINFCKANGIKMKEQFTDIDVDFSNEYSREMSVNLLNYFVQKEFDQIKIVYTKFINNVTFEPRVLDMFPIEKKVNNSDTYEDVILEPNPETVLTTSVSMYLNTILFGTIIESQVSEQASRRMTMEAANKNGKELSESLRVILNRKRQENITQEISEIIGGVNAQNED; this comes from the coding sequence ATGGCAAATCTTAGCGAATTAAAAACTGAACTAAGTAATATAAAAGATATTAAAAAAATTACAGGAGCAATGGAATTAGTTGCAACTTCAAAATTAAAAAAAATATCTAAAAGAATGGGTAACATTCAAACTTATTTAGATGAAGTTTATGATGTTTTTAATTATATTATTTCTCATTCTGAGGATTCAATATATTTAAAAAAACCAAATCAGAAATTATCAAGTACTTTATGAATAGTTATTGGATCAAATCTAGGATTATGTGGAGGATATAACTCAAATATTGTTAAAGTTTTAAAACCATTAATAAATAAAAAAACTGATAGTGTATTTGCTATAGGGACAAAAATTATAAATTTTTGTAAAGCAAATGGTATTAAAATGAAAGAACAATTTACAGATATTGATGTTGATTTTTCAAATGAATACTCAAGAGAAATGTCTGTTAACTTATTAAACTATTTTGTTCAAAAAGAATTTGATCAAATAAAAATAGTTTATACAAAATTTATTAATAATGTTACTTTTGAACCAAGAGTTTTAGATATGTTTCCAATAGAAAAGAAAGTCAATAACTCAGATACATATGAAGATGTAATATTAGAACCAAATCCAGAAACAGTATTAACAACAAGTGTTTCAATGTATTTAAATACAATTTTATTTGGAACAATAATTGAATCACAAGTATCAGAACAAGCAAGCAGAAGAATGACTATGGAAGCTGCAAATAAAAATGGAAAAGAACTTTCAGAAAGTTTAAGAGTAATACTTAATAGAAAAAGACAAGAAAATATTACTCAAGAAATTAGTGAAATTATTGGTGGAGTTAATGCTCAAAATGAAGATTAG
- a CDS encoding F0F1 ATP synthase subunit delta, giving the protein MIKQSLINNWSTAICELAIEENKVKLFIETLENLKNIFEENEEAVVFLSNKFIPFKKRINFINEIFKKEIDILLLNCLKLIIERECFSSLNYIFKTSIDKLWKTLKIQKGIIYSTIEIDKKTILSIEEKIHKKINQQVKLENKIDNSLIAGVRIEVANNVFDYSLKGKVENMKNSILENRK; this is encoded by the coding sequence ATGATAAAACAAAGTCTAATTAATAATTGATCAACAGCAATTTGTGAATTGGCAATTGAAGAAAACAAAGTTAAATTATTTATAGAGACATTAGAAAATCTAAAAAATATTTTTGAAGAAAATGAAGAAGCTGTGGTTTTTTTATCAAATAAATTTATTCCTTTTAAAAAAAGAATAAATTTTATTAATGAAATTTTTAAAAAGGAAATAGATATTTTACTTTTAAATTGTTTAAAACTAATAATTGAAAGAGAATGTTTTTCATCTTTAAATTATATTTTTAAAACTTCAATAGATAAACTTTGAAAAACTTTAAAAATTCAAAAAGGAATTATTTATTCAACAATTGAAATAGATAAAAAAACTATTTTATCAATAGAAGAAAAAATTCATAAAAAAATAAATCAGCAAGTAAAATTAGAAAATAAAATTGATAATTCATTAATTGCAGGAGTCAGAATTGAAGTTGCCAATAATGTTTTTGACTATTCATTAAAAGGAAAAGTTGAAAATATGAAGAACAGTATTTTAGAAAATAGAAAATAG
- a CDS encoding F0F1 ATP synthase subunit A: MFLPEESKIMLYIWKSITPQLLSILLTCIIICTFCIVYNVKIRNYKDDKKLTGFLVLTEMFITKVENMVVTIMGKSHRKLTPYIMYLFMYIMVSSIVAILGIEPLTSSYTVTFSMGMVTFIGIYYYGLRYQKLAFFKRYYNPIEIIGQFVPLISISFRLFGNILGGIILLGLLYASLIKLQGNIFWPSGPGMEWEDKLNYWWAGFNIFSVISLPWLHLYFDLFDGAIQSIVFSMLTLSYWSGAKNGESANEEKEKLER; encoded by the coding sequence ATGTTTCTTCCAGAAGAAAGCAAAATAATGTTGTATATTTGAAAGTCAATAACTCCTCAACTTTTATCTATTTTATTAACTTGTATTATTATTTGTACATTTTGTATAGTTTATAATGTTAAAATTAGAAATTATAAAGATGACAAAAAATTAACTGGTTTTTTAGTTTTAACAGAAATGTTTATTACTAAAGTTGAAAATATGGTAGTTACAATTATGGGAAAATCTCATAGAAAATTAACACCATATATTATGTATTTATTTATGTATATTATGGTTTCTTCAATAGTAGCAATTTTAGGTATAGAACCTTTAACTAGTTCGTATACTGTAACATTTTCAATGGGAATGGTAACATTTATAGGTATTTATTATTATGGATTAAGATATCAAAAATTAGCTTTCTTTAAAAGATATTATAATCCAATTGAAATTATTGGACAATTTGTACCATTAATTTCAATTTCCTTTAGGTTATTTGGAAATATTCTTGGAGGAATTATTTTATTAGGTTTGCTTTATGCTAGCTTAATAAAACTTCAAGGAAATATATTTTGACCGAGTGGTCCTGGAATGGAGTGAGAAGATAAATTAAACTACTGATGAGCAGGGTTTAATATTTTCTCAGTTATTTCCCTTCCTTGATTACATTTGTACTTTGATTTATTTGATGGAGCAATTCAATCGATAGTTTTTTCAATGTTAACTTTATCATATTGATCTGGAGCAAAAAATGGTGAAAGTGCAAATGAAGAAAAAGAAAAATTAGAAAGATAG
- a CDS encoding F0F1 ATP synthase subunit C: protein MPLYTTLLMFLANTGESVGEGLKYLGAGITGVGMIGASIGQGLVGYGACIAIGRNPETAPKITSTLIITAGFAESGAIYALVIAILLIFVA from the coding sequence ATGCCTCTTTATACAACATTATTAATGTTTTTAGCTAATACTGGTGAATCAGTTGGAGAAGGATTAAAATATCTGGGTGCTGGTATTACTGGAGTAGGTATGATTGGAGCATCAATAGGTCAAGGACTAGTTGGATATGGAGCATGTATTGCAATTGGAAGAAATCCTGAAACTGCACCAAAAATTACTTCAACATTAATTATTACTGCTGGTTTTGCTGAATCAGGAGCAATTTATGCATTAGTTATTGCAATTTTACTAATTTTTGTAGCATAA
- the atpA gene encoding F0F1 ATP synthase subunit alpha, which produces MSLKINEISEVIKKQIKEYDKEIIESQEGIVASIGDGVALLFGLDKVMMGELLIFSNNIYGMALNLEDGAIGAVIIGDDSKIRQGDKVIRTEKVVETPVGDQLLGRVLNGIGLPIDGNGPLNNDKFAPVEKMASGVMSRKSVNEPMETGILAIDSIIPIGKGQRELIIGDRQTGKTAIAIDSIINQNGKNVKCVYVAIGQKESTVAQVVEKLKQAGSMEYTTVISASASESAPMQYISPYTGVSIAEEWMSKGDDVLIIYDDLSKHAIAYRTLALLLRRPPGREAYPGDVFYLHSRLLERAARLNENYGGGSITALPIIETQASDISAYIPTNVISITDGQIFLSEQLFNSGIRPAVDTGLSVSRVGSSAQIKAIKKVAGTLKLELAQYYELQSFAKFGSDLDETTKETLNHGQKIVELLKQRQYKPISQIEQSIILLAIKERLIKWLPLNEMINFKESIINHFENNKEAKALRKLLATEKDFTDELYAKIKSHVVLVLKDMTSKIKGYEASDFGKEEEYKKLS; this is translated from the coding sequence ATGTCACTTAAGATAAATGAAATATCTGAAGTCATAAAAAAACAAATAAAAGAATATGATAAAGAAATTATTGAATCTCAAGAAGGTATTGTAGCAAGTATTGGAGATGGAGTTGCTTTACTTTTTGGATTAGATAAAGTTATGATGGGTGAACTTTTAATTTTCTCAAACAATATTTATGGAATGGCTCTTAATTTAGAAGATGGAGCTATTGGTGCAGTTATTATAGGAGATGATTCAAAAATTCGTCAGGGTGATAAAGTTATAAGAACAGAAAAAGTTGTTGAAACACCTGTTGGAGATCAATTACTTGGAAGAGTTTTGAATGGTATAGGACTACCAATTGATGGAAATGGTCCATTAAATAATGATAAATTTGCTCCTGTTGAAAAAATGGCATCAGGAGTTATGTCAAGAAAATCAGTTAATGAGCCAATGGAAACTGGAATACTTGCAATTGATTCTATTATTCCAATAGGAAAAGGACAAAGAGAATTAATTATTGGTGATAGACAAACTGGTAAAACTGCTATTGCAATAGATTCAATAATTAATCAAAATGGCAAAAATGTTAAATGTGTTTATGTAGCTATAGGACAAAAAGAATCAACGGTTGCACAAGTTGTAGAAAAATTAAAACAAGCAGGTTCAATGGAATATACAACAGTAATTTCAGCATCAGCTAGTGAATCTGCACCAATGCAATATATTTCACCTTATACTGGTGTTTCAATTGCAGAAGAGTGAATGTCAAAAGGCGATGATGTTTTAATTATTTATGATGATTTGTCAAAACATGCTATTGCTTATAGAACATTAGCTTTGCTTTTAAGAAGACCACCAGGTCGTGAAGCTTATCCAGGAGATGTTTTTTATTTACACTCAAGATTATTAGAAAGAGCTGCAAGATTAAATGAAAATTATGGAGGAGGAAGTATTACTGCTCTTCCAATTATAGAAACTCAAGCTAGTGATATTTCAGCGTACATTCCAACAAATGTTATTTCAATTACAGATGGACAAATTTTTTTATCAGAGCAATTATTTAATTCAGGAATAAGACCTGCTGTAGATACAGGACTATCAGTATCAAGAGTTGGTTCATCAGCTCAAATTAAAGCTATAAAAAAAGTTGCAGGTACTTTAAAATTGGAATTAGCTCAATATTATGAACTTCAATCATTTGCAAAATTTGGAAGTGATTTAGATGAAACAACAAAAGAAACTTTAAATCATGGACAAAAAATTGTTGAGTTGCTAAAACAAAGACAATATAAACCAATTTCTCAAATAGAACAATCAATTATATTGTTAGCTATTAAAGAAAGATTAATAAAATGATTACCTTTAAATGAAATGATTAATTTTAAAGAGTCAATTATAAATCATTTTGAAAATAATAAGGAAGCAAAAGCACTTAGAAAATTGTTGGCAACAGAAAAAGATTTTACAGATGAACTTTATGCAAAAATAAAATCTCATGTTGTTTTAGTATTAAAAGATATGACCTCAAAAATAAAAGGTTATGAAGCATCTGATTTTGGTAAAGAAGAAGAATATAAAAAATTAAGTTAA